In one Massilia endophytica genomic region, the following are encoded:
- a CDS encoding glycoside hydrolase family 5 protein yields MHRLIRLMLFAALPVLAACASVREPAPQGLSMIHTEGTRWLNAQQQPVTLRGVNLGNWLLNEFWMMEQGSAGIDDQCKLEAVLDKRFGHAERERLMKLFRDNWITSRDWDLMKQHGLNVVRLPFIYSVVEDEYRPRQLRADAWHYLDWAIAQAEARGMYVILDLHGAVGSQGHEHHSGCANRNEYWTNADYQSRTEWLWQQVATRYKDRGTVAGYSILNEPWGTTPENMAAVMRKLYAAVRAADPNHVIILPGHVKGIDAYGKPSDYGMRNVAFEMHPYPGHFGWAKPGVEVHRKWLTCDASGGDTVCAWDERLKRLDTAFFVGEMQPYAFLGLERGGQVARASFDTYAKLGWAATAWSWKVVTRKGGHGEGIWGMVTNAPIAPVPEIDFTTAPLADIETLFRSFGTQQYEIHEPLQRWLTSTSPRNINDIQ; encoded by the coding sequence ATGCACAGATTGATACGCCTGATGCTCTTCGCCGCGCTTCCGGTGCTCGCGGCCTGTGCGTCGGTGCGCGAGCCCGCGCCGCAAGGCCTTTCGATGATCCATACGGAAGGCACGCGCTGGCTGAATGCGCAGCAGCAGCCCGTTACCCTGCGCGGCGTCAATCTCGGCAACTGGCTGCTCAATGAGTTCTGGATGATGGAGCAGGGTTCGGCGGGCATCGACGACCAGTGCAAGCTGGAGGCGGTGCTGGACAAGCGCTTCGGCCACGCCGAACGCGAACGGCTGATGAAGCTCTTCCGCGATAACTGGATCACCAGCCGCGATTGGGACCTGATGAAACAGCATGGCCTGAACGTGGTGCGCCTGCCCTTCATCTACAGCGTGGTGGAGGACGAATACCGCCCGCGCCAGCTGCGTGCCGACGCCTGGCACTACCTGGACTGGGCGATTGCGCAGGCCGAGGCGCGCGGCATGTACGTCATTCTCGACCTGCACGGCGCCGTGGGCAGCCAGGGGCATGAACACCACAGCGGCTGCGCCAACCGGAATGAGTACTGGACCAATGCGGACTACCAGTCGCGCACCGAGTGGCTGTGGCAGCAGGTGGCCACGCGCTACAAGGACCGCGGCACGGTGGCGGGATACAGCATCCTGAACGAACCCTGGGGCACCACGCCCGAGAACATGGCCGCCGTGATGCGCAAGCTGTATGCGGCCGTGCGCGCGGCCGACCCGAACCACGTCATCATCCTGCCGGGCCATGTGAAGGGCATCGACGCTTACGGCAAGCCTTCGGACTACGGCATGCGCAACGTCGCCTTCGAAATGCACCCTTATCCGGGGCACTTCGGCTGGGCCAAGCCGGGCGTGGAAGTACACCGCAAGTGGCTCACCTGCGATGCCAGCGGCGGCGACACGGTCTGCGCCTGGGACGAACGCCTGAAGCGCCTCGACACCGCCTTCTTCGTGGGCGAGATGCAGCCCTATGCCTTCCTCGGGCTGGAGCGCGGCGGGCAGGTGGCGCGCGCTTCCTTCGACACCTACGCGAAGCTTGGCTGGGCGGCCACCGCATGGTCCTGGAAAGTCGTCACCCGGAAGGGCGGGCATGGCGAAGGCATCTGGGGCATGGTCACCAACGCTCCTATTGCGCCTGTACCGGAAATCGATTTCACGACCGCACCGCTGGCAGATATCGAAACCCTGTTCCGTTCCTTCGGCACCCAGCAATACGAAATCCACGAGCCGCTGCAACGCTGGCTCACCAGCACTTCTCCACGGAACATCAATGACATCCAATAA